One genomic window of Brienomyrus brachyistius isolate T26 chromosome 16, BBRACH_0.4, whole genome shotgun sequence includes the following:
- the mtrf1 gene encoding peptide chain release factor 1, mitochondrial, with amino-acid sequence MYRRLLRCGTCSCRIFHNVQKGTERVPSCNSHAGLPMSSMNWAIAFRKYCMNGHGDLLKNQSVQQYLQSLTREYRHITQKLQNGQCNEYERKALNKRQVELLPTETAFQNMQSAMNELKELEALLQSSVEEEDRRMSELLKDEHAEVSKRLEELKVELIQTVIPCDRHDSTSDVILEVVSGRTTGGDICQQFTEEVFDMYSRFSSYKNWDFEVYNYTPADYGGLHHAAARVSGENAYKFLKYEGGTHRVQRIPQVGLSSRMQRIHTGTTTVIVLPQPSKIDLDIDPKELQVDTFRSSGAGGQSVNTTDSAVRIVHIPTGIKVECQESRSQLQNRDTAMRLLRAKIYQWMRDQEQEINEATRKHQVGTRSQSERIRTYNFTQDRVTDHRVGHVTRDIKGFLRGGELLDQLISELINHAERTALLELVSQNTNSE; translated from the exons ATGTACAGACGGCTTCTGCGGTGTGGCACGTGTTCGTGTAGGATCTTCCACAACGTGCAGAAAGGTACTGAGCGGGTACCGTCATGTAACTCGCATGCCGGCTTGCCGATGTCCTCTATGAACTGGGCAATTGCTTTTCGGAAATACTGCATGAACGGCCACGGCGATCTACTGAAGAACCAGTCTGTTCAACAGTATTTACAAAGTCTGACTAGGGAATATCGTCACATTACACAGAAGTTACAAAATGGACAGTGTAATGAATACGAAAGAAAGGCGTTGAACAAAAGACAGGTTGAACTCCTACCGACAGAAACAGCTTTTCAAAATATGCAAAGCGCAATGAATGAGCTAAAGGAGCTGGAAGCGCTTTTGCAAA GCAGCGTAGAAGAGGAAGACCGGCGCATGTCTGAGCTTCTGAAAGACGAGCACGCTGAGGTGTCAAAGCGGCTGGAAGAACTTAAAGTAGAA CTGATCCAGACAGTGATACCTTGCGACAGACACGACAGCACCAGTGATGTCATTTTGGAAGTGGTGTCAGGAAGGACAACAGGAG GTGACATCTGCCAACAGTTCACAGAGGAAGTGTTTGACATGTATAGTAGATTTTCAAGTTACAAAAACTGGGATTTTGAAGTCTACAATTACACTCCTGCTGATTACg GAGGACTGCATCATGCAGCAGCCAGGGTCTCTGGGGAGAACGCCTACAAGTTCCTGAAGTACGAGGGTGGCACTCACCGAGTGCAGAGGATCCCTCAGGTTGGCCTGTCTTCCAGAATGCAACGGATCCACACGGGGACAACCACAGTTATCGTCCTTCCCCAGCCAAGCAAG ATAGATCTGGACATAGACCCCAAGGAGCTTCAGGTTGATACTTTTCGATCTAGCGGAGCAGGTGGACAGAGCGTCAATACAACAGACAGCGCTGTCAGGATAGTCCATATTCCAACAG GGATAAAAGTGGAGTGCCAAGAGTCTCGGTCCCAGTTGCAGAATCGTGACACTGCCATGCGGCTGTTAAGGGCCAAGATCTACCAGTGGATGAGAGACCAAGAGCAGGAGATAAATGAAGCCACACGCAAGCACCAG GTAGGAACCCGTTCTCAGTCAGAGAGAATCCGAACCTACAACTTCACCCAGGACCGTGTGACGGATCATAGGGTAGGACACGTGACTCGTGACATCAAG GGGTTTCTGCGAGGGGGAGAGCTCCTGGACCAGCTGATCTCAGAGCTGATAAATCACGCTGAAAGgacagctcttttggagttagtatcacaaaacaccaactcaGAATAA